In the Bradyrhizobium guangzhouense genome, one interval contains:
- a CDS encoding CaiB/BaiF CoA transferase family protein, whose translation MSALPLSGIKVLDLTRVLAGPLSAQMLGDLGAEVIKIERPGTGDDARAFGPPYLADPEGKANNNNSFYLCANRNKKSVTVNIAKPEGQAIIRELAKDVDVFMENYKVGDLKRYGLDYETIKAINPKIIYCSVTGFGQTGPYAPRAGYDAILQAMGGLMSVTGHMDGEPGEGPMKVGPSIVDYMTGMNTSIGILSALYHRDASGGVGQHLDVCLFDTVIASLSHWLQIYLVNGKTPPRRGTWGNGGMPAGVFRCTDGELMLVVGNDGQFRKTCAVLGEPELAHDPRFVKNNDRVVHGKEIMAIFAGLFLKKPVAYWLDKLEEAGVPSGPINNFEQVFSDPHVQSRGMRVNVEHPFAPNLSLIRNALTFSGTPITDYRAPPLLGADTKDVLAAIGYDEARVDALKAQGIL comes from the coding sequence ATGTCGGCCCTGCCGCTCTCAGGCATCAAAGTTCTTGACCTCACGCGTGTGCTCGCCGGGCCGTTGTCGGCCCAGATGCTGGGCGATCTCGGCGCCGAGGTGATCAAGATCGAGCGGCCCGGCACCGGCGACGACGCGCGCGCGTTCGGCCCGCCTTACCTCGCCGACCCCGAGGGCAAGGCCAACAACAACAATTCGTTCTATCTCTGCGCCAACCGCAACAAGAAGTCGGTCACCGTCAACATCGCGAAGCCCGAAGGGCAGGCGATCATCCGCGAGCTCGCCAAGGACGTCGACGTCTTCATGGAGAACTACAAGGTCGGCGATCTCAAGCGCTACGGCCTCGACTACGAGACGATCAAGGCGATCAATCCCAAAATCATCTATTGCTCGGTGACCGGCTTCGGCCAGACCGGTCCTTATGCGCCGCGCGCCGGTTACGACGCCATTCTGCAGGCGATGGGCGGCCTGATGAGCGTCACCGGCCACATGGACGGCGAGCCGGGCGAGGGCCCGATGAAGGTCGGTCCCTCCATTGTCGATTACATGACCGGCATGAACACCTCGATCGGGATTCTCTCGGCGCTCTACCATCGCGACGCCAGCGGCGGCGTCGGGCAGCATCTCGACGTCTGTCTGTTCGACACGGTGATCGCCTCGCTCAGCCACTGGCTCCAGATCTACCTCGTCAACGGCAAGACGCCGCCGCGCCGCGGCACCTGGGGCAACGGCGGCATGCCGGCCGGCGTGTTCCGCTGCACCGACGGCGAGCTGATGCTGGTGGTCGGCAATGACGGCCAGTTCCGGAAAACCTGCGCCGTGCTCGGCGAACCCGAGCTTGCCCACGATCCGCGCTTCGTCAAGAACAACGACCGCGTCGTGCATGGCAAGGAGATCATGGCGATCTTCGCCGGCCTGTTCCTGAAGAAGCCGGTGGCCTACTGGCTCGACAAGTTGGAGGAGGCCGGCGTGCCGTCGGGCCCGATCAACAATTTCGAGCAGGTGTTTTCCGATCCCCACGTCCAGTCGCGCGGCATGCGGGTCAACGTCGAGCATCCCTTCGCGCCGAATCTCTCGCTGATCCGCAATGCGCTGACCTTCTCCGGCACCCCGATTACCGACTACCGCGCCCCGCCGCTGCTCGGCGCCGACACCAAAGACGTGCTGGCGGCCATCGGTTACGACGAGGCCAGGGTCGACGCACTGAAGGCGCAGGGGATTTTGTAA
- a CDS encoding MFS transporter, translated as MTGIHHVSQSRKAAASGWIGSALEYYDFFIYATAASLIFPQIFFPSENPIVAIVASLATYGVGYVARPIGAFVLGHWGDTHGRKTVLIVCMFMMGLSTMAVGLLPTYQQVGILAPILLVILRLIQGFAVAGEISGASSMILEHAPFGRRGFYASFALQGVQAGQILAAAVFLPLAAYMPTDAFNSWGWRIPFLLSFFVIVAGYIIRREVDETPAFAREDKRGETPRSPIMQAIRLKWPDMLRVICMALMNVIPVVATIFGAAYAVQPAYGIGFAKDVYLWIPVLGNMLAIFVIPFVGNLSDKVGRKPPIVVGALLSGLLAFGYLYAISIKSVPLAIVLSLLMWGVVYQGYNAIFPSFYPELFPTRTRVSAMAISQNIGTTITALLPALFATVAPPGSANIPVTVGAIAFGITVIAALAAVTARETYRIHIDDLGNPTAVPIARADYDRQRAGAARGAAAART; from the coding sequence ATGACCGGAATCCATCACGTGAGCCAGTCAAGGAAGGCCGCTGCGAGCGGCTGGATCGGGTCGGCTCTCGAATATTATGACTTCTTCATCTACGCGACCGCCGCTTCGCTGATCTTCCCGCAGATCTTCTTCCCTTCGGAAAATCCGATCGTCGCCATCGTCGCATCGCTGGCGACCTATGGCGTTGGCTATGTGGCCCGGCCGATCGGCGCCTTCGTGCTCGGACATTGGGGCGATACCCATGGCCGCAAGACCGTTCTGATCGTCTGCATGTTCATGATGGGTCTGTCGACCATGGCGGTGGGCCTCCTGCCGACCTATCAGCAGGTCGGCATCCTCGCGCCGATCCTGCTGGTCATCCTGCGACTGATCCAGGGCTTTGCCGTTGCCGGTGAAATCTCCGGAGCGAGCTCGATGATCCTGGAGCACGCGCCGTTCGGCCGTCGCGGCTTCTATGCGAGCTTCGCCCTGCAGGGCGTGCAGGCCGGACAGATTCTCGCGGCCGCCGTCTTCCTGCCGTTGGCGGCCTATATGCCGACCGACGCCTTCAACAGCTGGGGCTGGCGGATTCCGTTCCTGCTCAGCTTCTTCGTCATCGTCGCCGGCTATATCATCCGCCGCGAGGTCGACGAAACCCCTGCCTTTGCCCGCGAGGACAAGCGGGGAGAAACGCCGCGCTCGCCCATCATGCAGGCCATCAGGCTGAAATGGCCCGACATGCTCAGGGTCATCTGCATGGCGTTGATGAACGTCATCCCGGTGGTTGCGACCATCTTCGGTGCGGCCTACGCGGTGCAGCCGGCCTATGGCATCGGGTTTGCCAAGGACGTCTATCTGTGGATCCCGGTGCTCGGCAACATGCTGGCCATCTTCGTCATTCCCTTCGTCGGCAATCTCTCCGACAAGGTCGGCCGCAAGCCGCCGATCGTCGTGGGCGCGCTGCTCTCCGGCTTGCTCGCCTTCGGCTATCTCTACGCCATCAGCATCAAGAGCGTGCCGCTTGCGATCGTGCTGTCGCTGCTGATGTGGGGTGTGGTCTATCAGGGCTACAACGCGATCTTTCCGAGCTTCTATCCGGAGCTGTTTCCGACGCGCACCCGCGTGTCGGCGATGGCGATCTCGCAGAACATCGGCACCACCATCACCGCGCTGCTTCCGGCCTTGTTCGCGACCGTGGCGCCTCCCGGCTCGGCCAACATTCCAGTAACGGTGGGGGCGATCGCCTTCGGCATCACTGTGATCGCGGCGCTGGCAGCCGTCACGGCCCGGGAAACCTATCGTATCCACATCGACGATCTCGGTAATCCCACGGCGGTTCCGATCGCGCGGGCCGACTATGATCGGCAGCGTGCAGGCGCTGCGCGCGGTGCTGCTGCAGCACGGACCTGA
- a CDS encoding 3-keto-5-aminohexanoate cleavage protein, translating into MNPAVVAVAITGSVPRKKDNPAVPILPAEQIESTHQAFEAGATLAHIHVRNDDETPSSDPERFALVQEGIRKHCPGMIVQFSTGGRGRDPSARGSSLYLKPDMASLSTGSVNFPTIVYENSAALVETLATGMKTNGIRPEIEIFDLSHLHGARRLIEAGLMDARPHVQFVMGVKNAMPADEHVLDILLAELRRLIPKATWTAAGIGRHQAEVMEWALARGADAVRTGLEDNIRVDKTRLAASNAELVSIACAALARHGRRAATAAEARSLLGIVR; encoded by the coding sequence ATGAATCCCGCTGTTGTTGCCGTCGCCATCACTGGCTCCGTTCCGCGCAAAAAGGATAATCCTGCGGTGCCGATCCTGCCGGCCGAGCAGATCGAATCGACACACCAGGCCTTCGAGGCCGGTGCCACGCTCGCCCATATCCATGTTCGCAACGACGACGAGACGCCGTCCTCCGATCCGGAGCGCTTCGCTCTGGTGCAGGAAGGCATCCGGAAGCATTGCCCTGGGATGATCGTACAGTTCTCGACCGGCGGGCGCGGCCGCGATCCCTCGGCACGTGGCTCGTCGCTCTATCTGAAGCCGGACATGGCCTCGCTGTCCACGGGATCGGTGAATTTTCCGACGATCGTCTACGAGAACAGCGCCGCGCTGGTCGAGACGCTCGCCACCGGCATGAAGACGAACGGCATCCGGCCGGAGATCGAGATCTTCGATTTGTCGCATCTGCACGGTGCCCGCCGCCTGATCGAGGCGGGGCTGATGGACGCACGCCCGCACGTGCAATTCGTGATGGGCGTCAAGAACGCGATGCCGGCCGACGAGCACGTGCTCGACATTCTGCTGGCAGAGCTGCGTCGCCTGATCCCGAAGGCGACCTGGACCGCGGCCGGGATCGGACGCCACCAAGCCGAGGTCATGGAGTGGGCCCTGGCGCGCGGCGCCGATGCCGTTCGCACCGGGCTCGAGGACAACATCAGGGTGGACAAGACGCGCCTCGCCGCCAGCAATGCGGAGCTCGTCAGCATCGCCTGCGCGGCTTTGGCGCGCCACGGCCGCCGCGCCGCGACGGCAGCGGAAGCGCGATCCTTGCTCGGGATTGTGCGGTAG
- a CDS encoding sugar kinase, whose amino-acid sequence MPAANDRKIVLVTRKTRLEDLVARYQTAAQARFYVEHLGADFSDYEREHEIYQTQRHATVRVLEQWGRYQMIERAFLPNFIFAPEDIVVALGQDGVVANTMKYLDGHPLVGLNPDPARYDGILLPFAPRDLAKLLPDVAAEKRDSRAVTMAEARLSDGQVLYAVNDLFIGARTHVSAIYEIAAGGTTERQSSSGLIVSTGLGSTAWFKSIVTGSLAIAGSFGQPPALTGYDALPWDAAELRFAVREPFPSRHSETSLVYGRLASEQQLRIRSLMAENGVIFSDGVEADRIDFNAGAEVTIGIAKRRGRLIV is encoded by the coding sequence ATGCCCGCCGCCAATGACCGCAAGATCGTGCTGGTGACGCGCAAGACCAGGCTGGAAGACCTTGTCGCGCGTTACCAGACGGCGGCGCAGGCGCGCTTCTATGTCGAGCATCTCGGCGCCGACTTCTCCGACTATGAGCGCGAGCACGAGATCTACCAGACGCAAAGGCACGCGACGGTTCGGGTGCTCGAGCAATGGGGACGCTATCAAATGATCGAGCGCGCTTTCCTTCCCAACTTCATCTTCGCCCCTGAGGACATCGTCGTCGCACTCGGCCAGGACGGCGTCGTCGCCAACACGATGAAATATCTCGACGGCCATCCGCTTGTTGGCCTCAACCCGGATCCCGCGCGCTACGACGGCATCCTGCTGCCCTTCGCGCCGCGCGACCTTGCAAAGCTGCTGCCTGATGTCGCCGCTGAGAAGCGCGACAGCCGGGCCGTGACGATGGCGGAGGCGCGGCTCAGCGACGGCCAGGTGCTCTATGCCGTGAACGATCTCTTCATCGGCGCGCGCACGCATGTCTCGGCGATCTACGAGATCGCGGCCGGCGGGACGACGGAGCGGCAATCCTCGAGCGGGCTCATCGTCTCGACCGGACTCGGATCGACCGCCTGGTTCAAGAGCATCGTCACCGGCTCGCTTGCAATCGCCGGCAGCTTTGGCCAGCCCCCTGCTCTGACTGGCTACGACGCCCTGCCCTGGGACGCAGCCGAGCTGCGTTTTGCCGTTCGCGAGCCCTTCCCGAGCCGGCACTCAGAGACCAGTCTCGTCTATGGCCGGCTCGCATCCGAGCAGCAATTGCGCATCCGTTCGCTGATGGCCGAGAATGGTGTGATCTTCAGCGACGGCGTCGAAGCCGACCGCATCGATTTCAACGCGGGTGCCGAGGTCACAATCGGAATCGCCAAGCGGCGCGGCCGACTGATCGTTTGA
- a CDS encoding MFS transporter, protein MRFLKSDSRLIGVLLVLAITQLIGWGTIGLPAVVGRDLGADLGMSLPAVFAGSSVLYVTMGLCAPWLAKAFTRYGARKVMMVGTVVSAPGYVVLFFAREPILYFIGWILLGMGGSATLSTGAYIMLNEVAGRGAKNAIGGLMLVTGLSSSIFWPTTSFLSDWLGWRGTCLVYAAMMLAINLPLYAFVAPRRKILTDDPGGAVKPAPPPAIPRSTFGLVVCVITMNAFVNFGISAILIELLRAEGLAPAQALAFGSMLGVIQVSARGLDFLGGGRWDGITTGLVAGTALPIAMVLLMLSEGATWAVATFILLYGAGSGAMAVARATIPLVFYNQAEFAKAMSMIALPLNLASAISPPLLAGLLTQFGSRGALGLTLVFSCATVLILVLLGRRRPRLAAAAAT, encoded by the coding sequence ATGCGGTTCTTGAAATCTGACAGCAGGCTCATCGGGGTCCTGCTGGTGCTTGCAATCACCCAACTCATTGGATGGGGTACGATCGGCCTTCCGGCCGTGGTTGGCCGCGATCTCGGAGCCGATCTTGGCATGAGCTTGCCGGCGGTGTTCGCGGGCAGCTCAGTCCTCTATGTCACCATGGGCCTGTGCGCGCCCTGGCTCGCCAAGGCTTTTACGCGATACGGCGCGCGCAAAGTCATGATGGTTGGCACTGTCGTCTCCGCGCCGGGCTACGTGGTTCTGTTTTTCGCGCGCGAGCCGATCCTCTATTTCATCGGCTGGATCTTGCTCGGCATGGGCGGCAGCGCCACGTTGTCGACCGGCGCCTATATCATGCTGAACGAGGTCGCGGGGCGGGGCGCCAAGAATGCCATCGGCGGGCTGATGCTGGTGACGGGTCTGTCCAGCAGCATTTTCTGGCCGACCACGTCATTCCTGAGCGATTGGCTCGGCTGGCGCGGCACTTGTCTCGTCTATGCGGCGATGATGCTGGCCATCAACCTTCCGCTCTATGCGTTTGTCGCGCCGCGCCGCAAAATATTGACTGACGATCCCGGCGGGGCCGTGAAGCCGGCGCCGCCGCCCGCGATTCCAAGGAGCACCTTCGGTCTCGTCGTCTGCGTGATCACGATGAACGCCTTCGTCAATTTCGGCATCAGCGCGATCCTGATCGAGCTTTTGCGGGCGGAGGGGCTTGCCCCCGCACAGGCCCTCGCATTCGGCTCGATGCTCGGCGTGATCCAGGTCAGCGCCCGCGGCCTCGACTTCCTCGGCGGCGGCCGATGGGACGGCATCACCACCGGGCTCGTTGCCGGCACGGCACTTCCCATCGCCATGGTACTGCTGATGCTGAGCGAGGGCGCGACCTGGGCGGTGGCGACCTTCATCCTGCTCTATGGCGCCGGCAGCGGTGCGATGGCGGTGGCGCGGGCGACGATCCCGCTCGTCTTCTACAACCAGGCCGAATTCGCCAAGGCAATGTCGATGATTGCACTGCCGCTCAATCTGGCCTCGGCGATCTCGCCGCCGCTGCTCGCAGGTCTGCTCACCCAGTTCGGCAGCCGCGGCGCGCTTGGCCTCACGCTGGTGTTCTCCTGCGCGACGGTGCTGATCCTGGTCCTGCTCGGACGGCGGCGCCCGCGCTTGGCTGCGGCAGCCGCGACCTGA
- a CDS encoding helix-turn-helix domain-containing protein yields the protein MADILTFSTDAFVDSDKIPAWREVFGRSVVKMDMEPARGEPFRSKARIDCLPCLTIASIASTANRVVRTPQLVADGSDDLVFALMTKGEAMISQRRREVVFHAGEAVLWSNASPGVCDYARPIDFVALVVPRAQVAVADIDRSLMRLLPDDLGAMKLLSRYLSILGDGQLDGMTPALRALCATHLRDLVAVVVGATREAADVAKVRGVPAARLAALKADIVANITQRNLSADILAARHDISPVYVRKLFERDGTSLGQYVLEQRLDRAFRLLANPNPLDRSIGAVAFECGFGDLSYFNRSFRQRYGATPSDIRAGRCCDDTDALSRSPEEP from the coding sequence AGATTCCGGCCTGGCGCGAGGTGTTCGGCCGTTCCGTCGTCAAGATGGACATGGAGCCTGCGCGGGGCGAGCCGTTCCGCAGCAAGGCCAGGATCGACTGCCTGCCCTGCCTGACCATCGCCTCGATCGCAAGTACCGCCAACCGCGTGGTCCGCACGCCCCAGCTGGTCGCCGACGGCAGCGATGATCTCGTCTTCGCGCTCATGACCAAGGGTGAAGCGATGATCAGCCAGCGCCGGCGCGAGGTGGTGTTCCACGCGGGTGAAGCGGTGCTGTGGTCCAACGCATCGCCCGGGGTCTGCGACTACGCAAGGCCGATCGACTTCGTGGCCCTCGTCGTCCCCCGCGCCCAGGTCGCCGTCGCCGACATCGATCGGTCCCTGATGCGGCTGCTGCCGGACGATCTGGGCGCGATGAAGCTGTTGTCACGCTACCTCTCCATTCTGGGAGATGGACAACTTGACGGCATGACGCCGGCGTTGCGGGCGCTGTGCGCGACGCATTTGCGCGACCTCGTCGCAGTCGTCGTCGGTGCAACACGCGAGGCTGCGGATGTTGCGAAAGTCCGCGGCGTCCCTGCCGCACGCCTCGCGGCGCTGAAGGCGGACATTGTCGCGAACATCACCCAGCGCAATCTCTCCGCGGACATCCTCGCCGCGCGCCACGACATCTCGCCGGTCTATGTCCGCAAATTGTTCGAGCGGGACGGCACGAGTCTCGGCCAATATGTGCTGGAACAACGTCTCGACCGCGCCTTTCGGCTGCTCGCCAATCCCAATCCGCTCGACCGGTCGATCGGCGCCGTCGCCTTCGAGTGCGGCTTCGGCGATTTGTCCTACTTCAACCGCAGCTTTCGTCAACGCTACGGCGCGACGCCGTCCGACATCCGTGCCGGGCGGTGTTGCGACGACACAGATGCGCTGTCGCGTTCACCGGAAGAGCCGTGA
- a CDS encoding SPFH domain-containing protein, whose amino-acid sequence MFGIRFIKAQPTTYLMKYRAGAVVAEGTGLSAFYYAPVTTLVAVPVGSRDASFIFQQIARDFQTLTVQGHVTYRVSEPRKAASMLNFTVKPDGKTYESEDPEKLPERILGTVEVLAQQAIKELTLKDALQASDRIAEIIADGLRERADIEALGLEILGVSIRGIKPTPDTAKALEAQAREAILKNADEAIFARRNFAVEQERAIRESELDTEIAVEQKKRSIRETQMDAEASVAAKRNELREAGMAADIVLEGKRKDFVGLNAENTRTLADAEAYRVGALMKIFEGVDTRVIQALAASGMQPGQLIAQAFSGIAEKAEKIGQLNVSPDLLSQLIEKPKPEAANARRQ is encoded by the coding sequence ATGTTCGGCATCCGATTTATCAAGGCCCAGCCCACCACCTATTTGATGAAGTACCGCGCCGGCGCCGTCGTCGCCGAGGGCACCGGCCTTTCCGCGTTCTACTATGCGCCGGTGACCACGCTCGTCGCCGTGCCCGTCGGCAGCCGCGACGCCTCCTTCATCTTTCAGCAGATCGCGCGCGACTTTCAGACCCTGACCGTGCAGGGCCATGTCACCTATCGCGTCAGCGAGCCCCGGAAGGCGGCGTCGATGCTCAACTTCACCGTGAAGCCCGACGGCAAGACCTATGAGAGCGAGGATCCCGAGAAGCTGCCGGAGCGCATTCTCGGCACGGTCGAGGTGCTGGCGCAGCAGGCGATCAAGGAGCTGACATTGAAGGATGCACTGCAGGCTTCCGATCGCATAGCCGAGATCATCGCTGACGGATTGCGGGAGCGCGCCGACATCGAAGCGCTTGGCCTCGAAATCCTGGGCGTCTCGATCCGCGGCATCAAGCCGACGCCCGATACGGCAAAGGCGCTGGAGGCGCAGGCACGCGAAGCGATCCTGAAGAACGCGGACGAAGCGATCTTCGCCCGGCGCAATTTCGCCGTCGAGCAGGAGCGCGCCATCCGCGAGAGCGAGCTCGACACCGAAATCGCGGTCGAGCAGAAGAAGCGCTCGATCCGCGAGACCCAGATGGACGCCGAGGCGAGCGTTGCCGCCAAACGCAACGAGCTGCGCGAGGCCGGCATGGCCGCGGACATCGTGCTGGAAGGCAAGCGCAAGGATTTCGTCGGCCTCAATGCCGAGAACACCCGCACGCTGGCCGATGCCGAGGCCTACCGCGTCGGCGCACTGATGAAGATCTTCGAGGGTGTCGACACCCGCGTGATCCAGGCACTCGCCGCATCAGGCATGCAGCCGGGCCAGCTGATCGCGCAGGCCTTCTCCGGCATTGCCGAGAAGGCCGAGAAGATCGGCCAGCTCAACGTCTCGCCGGACCTGCTCAGCCAGCTGATCGAGAAGCCGAAGCCGGAGGCCGCCAATGCCCGCCGCCAATGA
- a CDS encoding NUDIX hydrolase encodes MGDEDRTEGIEKSGHLDFVRPLTTVDVVIFSILGDRLQVLLVQRPAGEGEPFPLSLALPGGFVDVARDRDLAACAARKLKEKTGVTSPYLEQLGSWGSASRDPRGWSATHAYFALIPAEAGALTPDARWFPIRDGKLKEKLAFDHGDILASAIQRLRNKVEYTSLPAYLMPAEFTLPDLQRVYEIVLDRPLEKSAFRTRILSADMIEPVAKMRRGPNRPAQLYRLKKNSEPVYFVRTFNPPE; translated from the coding sequence GTGGGGGATGAAGATCGGACCGAAGGCATTGAAAAATCAGGGCATCTGGATTTCGTGCGCCCCCTGACCACGGTCGACGTCGTGATCTTTTCGATTCTCGGCGACAGGCTTCAGGTGCTGCTGGTGCAGCGCCCGGCCGGTGAGGGCGAGCCGTTTCCGCTCAGCCTGGCGCTGCCGGGCGGCTTCGTAGACGTCGCCAGGGATCGCGACCTCGCCGCCTGTGCGGCGCGCAAGCTGAAGGAGAAGACCGGGGTCACCAGCCCTTATCTGGAGCAGCTCGGAAGCTGGGGAAGCGCGTCGCGCGATCCGCGCGGTTGGTCGGCAACCCACGCCTATTTCGCGCTGATCCCGGCGGAGGCGGGCGCGCTCACGCCAGATGCGCGCTGGTTTCCGATTCGAGACGGCAAGCTGAAGGAGAAGCTCGCCTTCGATCACGGCGATATCCTGGCAAGCGCGATCCAGCGCCTGCGCAACAAGGTGGAATACACCTCGCTGCCCGCTTACCTGATGCCCGCGGAATTCACGCTGCCCGATTTGCAGCGCGTCTACGAGATCGTGCTCGACCGTCCGCTGGAGAAGAGCGCCTTCCGCACGAGGATCCTGTCGGCCGACATGATCGAGCCGGTCGCGAAGATGCGGCGTGGCCCGAACCGGCCGGCGCAGCTCTATCGCCTGAAGAAGAACAGCGAGCCGGTCTATTTCGTGCGGACCTTCAATCCGCCGGAGTGA